In the Deltaproteobacteria bacterium genome, AATAGTGCTCCTGCGGTCGCCAGCAATCTGCATGCATTCAGCCCCCCGCGAGCCTCTCGGCAGGAAGTGGGCAATTGTCTTCATGCCACTGGCGGCTATGGCATGTCTGACTGGGAAACGGAGGCAAGCGGCTTCAGGCCTGGCCCACCAGCAGACTCATGAGTCGCTGCCGTTGTTCTCTACGCTGGGCCTTGGTTGTCGGCCGGTAATATCTCAAGCCACCACATTCAGACACTCTGATAGTGCCGTCTAAGGCGAGAGCACACCTGTGATTTGACTCACCGCTATCATTCCTGTCAAGTCTGTGTTTACAATTGTAACACTCCCTAAAGCGACAACGGCTATCTCTGGGTGCTGTCATGAAGGCCTCCTTGCGAAAGGGATCCAAGGCTCCGGATAAGGTTGGACTCCAAGGACCACACAAATTGGGCACGCACAGCTATTTGGCACACTGGGGGGCGTGAGGTTGGGGAGATGGCTTTGTTCTGTCTAATGTTGACCATCCCTATAAAATGATGTGAGGTGGAACGGTACATCTAATTAATTAAAATATACCCTGTTGCCGCAAGAAAGGCAAACCCTTTTTCCCCCGAGTAGCTTACGGCAGGCAAAGTTCATCTACCTCGGCAGTTGACAAAGGATGTGGCCACAATGTGCCTTGCTTTGCTGCCTTTGGCCACGGCGACTGCCTGATTCTTCGAGGCCTGGACAGGTCCTTGCTTGCCAGTATCTTCTGTTGGAGGTATGGTTATTGTTGCTCATTCTGGTGGATTGTAGACTTGCAGAGGCTGTTATGGTGGTACTGAAGAAAGGGGCGGATGTCGAGCTGCTTATCGAAAAGGCTTCTTTTGGGGGCAAAGGGGTGGCTCGCCTGAATGGCTTTGTGGTTTTTGTGCAGCATGCTATTCCCGGCCAGCGCGTTCTAGCCAGAATCATCCGCAAGAAGAAGGCCTATGCCGAGGCCAGAGTACTGTCGGTCCTGGAAGAGTCCGATTATGCTATTTTGCCCCGGTGCAGTCATTTTGGTTCTTGCGGCGGTTGCCTCTGGCAAAATGTTCCTTATGCTAGACAGCTGGATATCAAGCGGCAGCTGGTCTTCGACTGTCTCGCCCATATTGGAGGCCTTGCAGAGCATTTGGTTCGCCCGGTAAGACCTTCTCCCCAGGTCTACTATTATCGCAACAAAATGGAGTTTTCTTTTGGAGACGAGCGGTGGCTCGAACCTGGAGAGCTCAAGCTGGAACATTTGCCCAAGCCCCGCAATTTTGCCCTTGGCCTCCATGTGCGGGGGCGCTTCAACAGGGTGCTGGACCTGGAAGAATGCCACCTGCAACATGCCGACACTGCTGAAATTCTGGCTGTGGTGCGGCAATTCGCCCGGACATCGGGGCTGCCACCCTACAACAGCCGCGACCACACAGGGTTCTGGCGATTCCTGGTGGTGCGGCACAGTAGATACAGCGACACTATGATGGTTGAGATCATCACAGCGCCCCATCGAAGTGGCCCGAAGCTGCTAGCCCAACTCGCTGCCATGCTGCAGCGCCGCCTGCCTGCCGTGGCCACAATAGTTCACGGTGTGAGCGCCAAAAAGGCGCAAATAGCCAGCGCTGACAGTCGGCTGGTGCTGTGCGGCCCCGGCTACCTGGAGGAAAGACTTGGCAGCCTCTGTTTTCGCATTTCACCCGGAGCTTTCTTTCAAACCAATACCTCGGGTGCAGAAATCCTGGTGCAAGAGGTGCTGGAGGCTGCTGGTCTGAGCGGCGTAGAAGAGGTCTGGGATCTCTACTGCGGCACCGGTGCCCTCACCCTGCACCTGGCCTCGAGAGCTGGAAAAGTAGTTGGTTTCGAGATAGTGCCGCAAGCGGTTGTCGATGCTTGCGCCAACGCCAGACTCAACAATTTGACGAACTGTGAATTTGTGGTGGGAGATATGCGAGCCCTGTTTCAGCAGACCGCCACCTGGTCTGGCCATTCCTCAGTGCCCGAGGTGGTGGTGACCGACCCTCCACGAGCCGGCATGCACCCCAAGGTTGTCAGGGGTCTCCTGGAGCTGGGCCCGCCGCGTATCGTCTACGTCTCCTGCAATCCTGCTACCCTGGCTCGCGACCTGAAGCTTCTCCAGGAGCAATACCGCCTGCATCACATTCAGCCAGTGGACCTCTTTCCGCACACGGCGCACATCGAGGTGGTGGCTCTGCTGGCAAGAGAGTGAGCAAAGAGGGCGAAGTCCTGCCTAGGCGTCTATGTCGCGAACAAAGGTGGCGTTTTCCTGAATAAAGGCATAGCGTTTGGCCGGTTCCCGACCCATGAGAGTTTCAAAGGTCTCGTTGGTTCTCTCAGCATCCTCTATGGTTACTTGCAGAGCTCTCCTCTTTTGTGGGTCCATGGTTGTTTCTTTGAGCTCGGCAGCGTTCATTTCGCCCAGGCCTTTGAATCGTTGAATTGAGACCTTCCTGGCAGACAGTTTTGCCAGCAGCTCCTCCTTTTCTTCCTCCAGGTAGACATAGTGCACCGAGCGCTTCTTGCCGTCTCTGGCCTGAATGCGGTAGAGAGGGGGTTGGGCGAGAAAGATATGGCCTTTTTCTATGAGTTCGGGCATGTACCTGAAGAAAAAGGTGAGCAGCAGGGTAGAGATGTGAAAGCCGTCCACGTCGGCGTCGCAGTTGATAAAAATTTTGCCGTAACGCAGCCCTCGGTAGTCAAACTGGTTGCCAGCGCCGGTGCCGATGCACTGGATGAGATCCTGGATCTCCCGATTCTTCCTGATGCGCTCGGCACTGGCCTGCTCCACGTTGAGAATCTTGCCGCGCAAGGGCAACACTGCCTGAAAACGGCGATCCCTGGCCTGCTTGCTCGAACCTCCTGCTGAATCTCCCTCGACAATGAAGAGCTCGTTTTCCTCCAGGCGATTGGAGGTGCAGTCTGCCAGCTTGCCAGGAAGGGTGAGACGTTTGCTGCTGCGCTTTCGTCGGACGCTCTTGCGGGCCTGTCGGGAGGCTTCCCGGGCCTGGGCTGCCAGCAGCACCCTGTCCACTATGGCTTCAGCCGCCGAACCATTGTGAAAAAGATAGTTCTCGAAGGCATCCTTTACCACAGATTCTACCTGGGGTTGAATATCCGAGTTGAGGCGTTCCTTGGTCTGCCCCTGAAACTCTAGATTCCCAGAAACGAACACGGACAATACCGCCACCAGCCCCTCGCGCACATCTTCGGCAGTTACTGTCTTTACTTTTCTGGCCAGACTGTTCTTGCGGGCCATGTACTCTCGCAGCGCCCGGACGATGCCATGGCGAAAGCCGTTTTCGTGGGAGCCTCCGCCACTGGTATAGACAGAATTGGCATAGGAATAGATGGTTCGCTCTGAGGACATGGTCCACCACAGGGCCAGCTCCAAGCGCAGATCATTTTCGTAGTTGATATAAAATGGCTCCTCTGTAATGATTTCTTTGTTGGCCACCAGGTCACTGAGGTAGTTTTTGATGCCCTCTTCGAAGAAGAAGCGTTCGGTGCTGTCTCCGACCTGGTCCTCCACGATTACGGCCAGCCCTCGGGTGAGAAAGGCCTTGGCTTTAGCCTGTTCTTTTATGATATGCGGGTCAAACCTGATGTCTTTGAAGATATCAGGATCCGGGCGAAACATGATGGTGGTGCCCCGCTCTTTGGTGGGCCCCAGATTCAACAGCTTGCTCTTGCGTTTTCCTCTTGAGAATTCCTGCTGCCATATGGTGCCATCTCTTCGGGAAATCACCCGCATGAACTCACTGAGGGCGTTGACCACCGATATGCCAACGCCATGGAGACCTCCAGAAACCTTGTAGCTCTTGGTGGAGAACTTGCCTCCGGAGTGGAGGGAAGTCATGATAGTCTCTAGAGTATTCTTGCGGGATTGAGGGTGTTTGTCTACTGGAATGCCACGACCGTTGTCGGTTACCGTGATAGTGTTGTCTGTACCTATGGTGATGTGGATTCTGGTGCAATAGCCGTTCAAGGCTTCATCCACCGCATTGTCCAGGGCCTCGGTAAACAGATGATGCAGGCCGGTGCTGGAGGTGTTGCCGATGAACATCCCTGGTCGGAGGCGTACCGGCGCCAATCCTTTGAGAACCTGAATGTCCCTGCCTGTATAACTGTCTGCCATTTCGTCTCCGCAGACGGCTTGTCGCCTGACTGCCAGAACACGGGCTGCTGTTGTCCGCTGTGGCACCGGCTAGTGGTTGCCAGTTGCTTCCTCTGACTTGAGACTGATTCGGACGATGCCTCCCCGAACAAGCTTTCCTTTGGCGCCTCTCTTGTGGATAGGCAGTTGGGCCGCCTGCAGTTCCCTTACTGTGCCCTTGGAATTTTCCACCAGCAAGACGTCATCTGCATTCATTGGACAAAAAAAGAGTATCCCGGGAGGCTCCGGCTGCATCAAGCGCACTCCTCTTCCCACCCCGGCCAGTGCCTTAACCTCTGCCATCCGGATGATGAGAAGCCTGCGGCTGGTGGCCAGAGCCAGTAGGGAGCCATTCAGCGGGCACACCCCCAGGACCTCATCTCCTGGAGCCAGCCGGGCATAAGAGCGTCCTTTTCGAGTGGTTGTTTCCTTCAGACTGCTGCGGTCGAATCTGAAGCCTCTGCCCTGTCGGGTGACCACCAGGCATTGATGGGCGCTCTGTTCCCTGGCGGCCGCTTTATTCTCCAGGTTGTCGGCAAGAAAGGTGAGCTGACCGTACTGGTCTGCAGTCACAGGTCTCTTTTCCTGCAGTGCTGTTGCTGCGGCTGCAGGGCCGTTCACCTCTCCAGGAAGAGCAGCCACCAGTCTTT is a window encoding:
- the rlmD gene encoding 23S rRNA (uracil(1939)-C(5))-methyltransferase RlmD, whose protein sequence is MVVLKKGADVELLIEKASFGGKGVARLNGFVVFVQHAIPGQRVLARIIRKKKAYAEARVLSVLEESDYAILPRCSHFGSCGGCLWQNVPYARQLDIKRQLVFDCLAHIGGLAEHLVRPVRPSPQVYYYRNKMEFSFGDERWLEPGELKLEHLPKPRNFALGLHVRGRFNRVLDLEECHLQHADTAEILAVVRQFARTSGLPPYNSRDHTGFWRFLVVRHSRYSDTMMVEIITAPHRSGPKLLAQLAAMLQRRLPAVATIVHGVSAKKAQIASADSRLVLCGPGYLEERLGSLCFRISPGAFFQTNTSGAEILVQEVLEAAGLSGVEEVWDLYCGTGALTLHLASRAGKVVGFEIVPQAVVDACANARLNNLTNCEFVVGDMRALFQQTATWSGHSSVPEVVVTDPPRAGMHPKVVRGLLELGPPRIVYVSCNPATLARDLKLLQEQYRLHHIQPVDLFPHTAHIEVVALLARE
- a CDS encoding type IIA DNA topoisomerase subunit B codes for the protein MADSYTGRDIQVLKGLAPVRLRPGMFIGNTSSTGLHHLFTEALDNAVDEALNGYCTRIHITIGTDNTITVTDNGRGIPVDKHPQSRKNTLETIMTSLHSGGKFSTKSYKVSGGLHGVGISVVNALSEFMRVISRRDGTIWQQEFSRGKRKSKLLNLGPTKERGTTIMFRPDPDIFKDIRFDPHIIKEQAKAKAFLTRGLAVIVEDQVGDSTERFFFEEGIKNYLSDLVANKEIITEEPFYINYENDLRLELALWWTMSSERTIYSYANSVYTSGGGSHENGFRHGIVRALREYMARKNSLARKVKTVTAEDVREGLVAVLSVFVSGNLEFQGQTKERLNSDIQPQVESVVKDAFENYLFHNGSAAEAIVDRVLLAAQAREASRQARKSVRRKRSSKRLTLPGKLADCTSNRLEENELFIVEGDSAGGSSKQARDRRFQAVLPLRGKILNVEQASAERIRKNREIQDLIQCIGTGAGNQFDYRGLRYGKIFINCDADVDGFHISTLLLTFFFRYMPELIEKGHIFLAQPPLYRIQARDGKKRSVHYVYLEEEKEELLAKLSARKVSIQRFKGLGEMNAAELKETTMDPQKRRALQVTIEDAERTNETFETLMGREPAKRYAFIQENATFVRDIDA